A genome region from Dickeya dadantii NCPPB 898 includes the following:
- a CDS encoding GMP reductase, with translation MRIEEDIKLGFKDVLIRPKRSTLKSRADVELTREFTFLHAGCGWSGVPIIAANMDTVGTFQMARVLASFELLTAVHKHYSVAEWRQFVDSTPAAVLRHVMVSSGTSDGDFENMRQILALSPELKFICIDVANGYSEHFVNFVQKAREAFPDKVICAGNVVTGEMVEELLLSGADIIKVGIGPGSVCTTRVKTGVGYPQLSAVIECADAAHGLGGQIVSDGGCTVPGDVAKAFGGGADFVMLGGLLAAHEECGGDIIEEDGRKMMLFYGMSSTSAMERHVGGVAEYRAAEGKTVRLPLRGPVEHTVRDILGGLRSACTYVGASRLKELTKRTTFIRVVEQENRVFNG, from the coding sequence ATGCGTATTGAAGAAGATATCAAGCTGGGTTTTAAAGATGTACTCATCCGTCCCAAGCGTTCTACGTTGAAAAGCCGTGCAGACGTGGAACTGACGCGTGAGTTTACCTTTCTACACGCTGGCTGCGGCTGGTCTGGCGTACCCATTATTGCTGCCAACATGGACACGGTGGGCACGTTCCAGATGGCGCGGGTACTGGCGTCGTTTGAGTTGTTGACTGCGGTGCACAAGCACTATTCAGTGGCCGAGTGGCGACAGTTTGTCGACAGTACACCCGCTGCCGTATTGCGTCATGTGATGGTATCAAGCGGCACGTCTGATGGTGATTTCGAGAACATGCGGCAGATTCTGGCGTTATCGCCGGAGCTGAAGTTTATCTGTATTGATGTGGCTAACGGGTATTCGGAGCATTTCGTCAACTTTGTGCAGAAAGCGCGTGAAGCCTTTCCTGATAAGGTGATTTGTGCCGGCAACGTGGTGACCGGAGAAATGGTGGAAGAGCTGCTATTGTCGGGGGCGGATATTATTAAGGTGGGGATCGGACCCGGCTCGGTTTGCACGACGAGGGTGAAAACCGGCGTTGGTTATCCGCAACTGTCGGCGGTGATCGAATGCGCCGATGCGGCACACGGTCTGGGGGGGCAGATTGTCAGCGACGGCGGCTGTACCGTGCCGGGCGATGTGGCCAAAGCCTTTGGCGGCGGCGCCGATTTCGTGATGCTGGGTGGCTTGCTGGCGGCGCACGAAGAGTGCGGCGGCGATATCATTGAAGAGGACGGCCGGAAAATGATGCTGTTTTACGGCATGAGTTCCACCTCCGCGATGGAACGGCATGTCGGCGGCGTTGCTGAGTACCGTGCGGCGGAAGGCAAGACGGTACGTCTGCCATTGCGCGGTCCGGTAGAACATACCGTGCGCGATATTCTCGGCGGGTTGCGCTCTGCCTGTACTTACGTGGGTGCGTCACGCCTGAAGGAGCTGACCAAGCGCACGACCTTCATTCGGGTCGTCGAGCAGGAAAATCGGGTGTTTAACGGCTGA
- the coaE gene encoding dephospho-CoA kinase (Dephospho-CoA kinase (CoaE) performs the final step in coenzyme A biosynthesis.) yields MAYIVALTGGIGSGKSTVAQGFAALGATIVDADVIARQVVAPGQPALAAIVEYFGREILQPDGTLNRNALRERIFSNPEDKRWLNALLHPLIQQETRRQLAAVTTPYALWVVPLLVENRLQGQAQRILVVDVPLETQLQRTMARDGVSRAQAQNILASQASREQRLACADDIIDNNSNPSVLAPRIATLHQHYLTLAASATDRTTHNE; encoded by the coding sequence ATGGCATACATCGTCGCGCTGACAGGCGGTATAGGCAGCGGAAAAAGTACGGTTGCTCAGGGCTTTGCAGCGCTAGGCGCCACCATCGTCGACGCGGACGTGATCGCCCGTCAGGTGGTTGCTCCTGGGCAGCCCGCTCTGGCAGCGATTGTTGAGTATTTTGGTCGGGAGATATTACAGCCAGACGGCACGCTGAACCGAAACGCCCTGCGAGAACGCATTTTTTCCAACCCGGAGGACAAGCGTTGGCTCAACGCGCTGCTGCATCCGTTGATTCAACAGGAGACCCGGCGTCAGTTAGCGGCCGTTACCACCCCTTATGCGTTATGGGTGGTTCCCTTGTTGGTAGAGAATCGGCTGCAAGGGCAGGCGCAGCGCATTCTGGTGGTGGATGTCCCTCTGGAGACCCAATTGCAACGCACCATGGCACGGGATGGCGTTTCCCGCGCCCAGGCGCAAAACATTCTGGCGTCGCAGGCCAGCCGTGAACAGCGGTTGGCCTGCGCCGATGATATTATCGATAATAATAGCAATCCGAGCGTACTCGCTCCGCGGATTGCCACGCTGCATCAGCATTATCTGACGCTGGCCGCATCCGCAACCGACAGGACGACCCATAATGAGTGA
- the zapD gene encoding cell division protein ZapD, producing the protein MSDVSSTVLFEYPLNEKMRTWLRLEFLLQQMYDNHALKDIGVALTFFRAVAELLDILERGDARPDLLKELERQQQKLAQWGELPEADIERITTLRQKLRNLSGELITAPRMGQGLREDKLIGMVRQRLSLPGGCCSFDLPTLHIWLHQLPEQKQRQIGIWLDSVSPLKRSLDSILELIRHAGAFREQISLNGFYQDNATDTDLLRLRIALEHQIYPQISGHKTRYAIRFLPLDSDGQTPARLAFELACC; encoded by the coding sequence ATGAGTGACGTTTCCTCAACAGTTCTTTTTGAATATCCGCTGAATGAAAAAATGCGTACCTGGCTACGCCTGGAGTTTTTGCTGCAACAGATGTACGACAATCATGCGTTGAAGGATATTGGCGTTGCCCTGACCTTCTTCCGCGCGGTGGCGGAATTGCTGGATATTCTCGAACGCGGGGACGCCCGCCCTGACCTGCTGAAAGAGCTGGAACGACAGCAACAGAAACTGGCGCAATGGGGCGAATTGCCGGAAGCAGACATTGAGCGCATAACCACACTGCGTCAGAAGCTACGAAACCTGTCGGGTGAACTGATTACCGCTCCACGTATGGGGCAAGGATTACGCGAAGACAAGTTAATCGGCATGGTGCGGCAGCGTCTGAGCCTGCCGGGTGGATGCTGCAGTTTCGACTTGCCCACGCTGCATATCTGGTTGCACCAGTTGCCGGAGCAAAAACAGCGGCAAATCGGCATCTGGCTGGATAGCGTATCGCCACTGAAGCGGTCTCTCGACAGCATACTGGAGCTGATCCGCCATGCGGGCGCCTTCAGGGAACAAATCAGCCTCAACGGTTTCTATCAGGATAATGCAACCGATACCGACCTGCTGCGTTTGCGAATTGCCCTTGAACACCAGATCTATCCACAAATATCTGGTCACAAGACTCGCTACGCCATCCGTTTCCTGCCGCTGGATAGTGATGGACAAACGCCCGCGCGGCTGGCATTTGAACTGGCTTGTTGCTAA
- the yacG gene encoding DNA gyrase inhibitor YacG, with amino-acid sequence MTVVNCPTCAKPVEWSENSPYRPFCSKRCQLIDLGEWADEEKRIPSEEDVSDSDAWSETQH; translated from the coding sequence ATGACCGTTGTAAATTGCCCTACCTGCGCCAAACCGGTGGAATGGAGCGAAAATAGCCCTTATCGGCCGTTTTGCAGCAAACGTTGTCAGTTGATCGATTTAGGGGAATGGGCCGACGAGGAAAAACGCATTCCCAGCGAGGAAGATGTCTCCGACAGCGACGCCTGGAGCGAAACGCAGCACTAA
- the mutT gene encoding 8-oxo-dGTP diphosphatase MutT: MMQKTLSVAVGIIRNPQREFFIACRPAGVHMAGKWEFPGGKVEEGETPEQALVRELHEEVGIEVINPTPLDSKTFSAGERLITLHFFLVEQWRGEPYGREGQPSRWLTADELDEQEFPPANAEMIRRLKVGIA; this comes from the coding sequence ATGATGCAAAAAACTTTATCTGTGGCGGTGGGGATTATCCGGAATCCGCAGCGAGAGTTCTTCATTGCCTGCCGCCCGGCCGGGGTGCATATGGCCGGTAAATGGGAGTTTCCCGGCGGCAAAGTCGAAGAAGGTGAAACGCCGGAACAGGCGCTGGTGCGGGAACTGCACGAAGAAGTGGGGATTGAGGTGATCAATCCAACGCCGTTGGACAGCAAAACGTTTTCGGCGGGCGAACGCCTGATTACGCTGCACTTCTTCCTGGTGGAGCAATGGCGCGGCGAGCCGTATGGCCGTGAAGGCCAACCTTCGCGCTGGCTAACCGCTGATGAACTGGATGAGCAGGAATTTCCGCCCGCCAACGCCGAGATGATTCGCCGCCTGAAAGTGGGCATCGCCTGA
- the secA gene encoding preprotein translocase subunit SecA, translating to MLIKLLTKVFGSRNDRALRRMRKIVDVINRLEPDMETLSDDELKAKTQVFRDRIKKGETLESLLPEAFAVVREASKRVFGMRHFDVQLIGGMVLNERCIAEMRTGEGKTLTATLPAYLNALTGRGVHVVTVNDYLAQRDAENNRPLFEFLGLSVGINLPGMPAPAKREAYAADITYGTNNEYGFDYLRDNMAFSPEERVQRELYYALVDEVDSILIDEARTPLIISGPAEDSSELYMRVNKIIPHLIRQEKEDSDTFQGEGHFSVDEKARQVNLTERGLVKIEELLVKGGIMEEGESLYSPANIMLMHHVTAALRAHVLFTRDVDYIVKDDEVIIVDEHTGRTMQGRRWSDGLHQAVEAKENVKINNENQTLASITFQNYFRIYEKLAGMTGTADTEAFEFSSIYKLDTIVVPTNRPMIRKDLPDLVYMTEQEKIGAIIEDIKERTAKGQPVLVGTISIEKSEVVSHALTKAGIKHNVLNAKFHAMEADIVAQAGRSGAVTIATNMAGRGTDIVLGGSWQAEVAEQENPDEAQIAAIKAEWQRRHDDVLAAGGLHIIGTERHESRRIDNQLRGRSGRQGDAGSSRFYLSMEDALMRIFASDRVSNMMRKLGMKEGEAIEHPWVTKAIANAQRKVENRNFDIRKQLLEYDDVANDQRRAIYTQRNELLDASDISETINSIREDVFKVTIDAHIPPQSLEEMWDVPGLEQRLKNDFDLELPIAEWLDKEPDLHEETLRERIYAQAVELYGRKEEVVGSDVMRNFEKGVMLQTLDSLWKEHLAAMDYLRQGIHLRGYAQKDPKQEYKRESFAMFAAMLEGLKYEVISTLSKVQVRMPEEVEALEQQRREEAERLARQQQLSHQDEAGSPYADRKIGRNDPCPCGSGKKYKQCHGRLQK from the coding sequence ATGTTAATCAAGTTATTGACCAAAGTTTTCGGTAGCCGTAATGACCGTGCGTTGCGCCGTATGCGCAAAATTGTGGATGTGATCAATCGCCTCGAACCGGACATGGAGACGCTCTCTGATGATGAGCTGAAGGCGAAAACTCAGGTATTTCGTGACCGTATCAAGAAGGGCGAAACCCTCGAATCGTTGCTGCCGGAAGCTTTCGCGGTGGTGCGCGAAGCCAGTAAGCGTGTTTTTGGCATGCGTCACTTCGACGTACAGCTGATCGGCGGTATGGTGCTGAACGAGCGCTGCATCGCGGAAATGCGTACCGGTGAAGGTAAAACCCTGACCGCAACCCTGCCGGCGTACCTCAATGCGCTGACCGGCCGTGGCGTACATGTGGTGACCGTCAACGACTATCTGGCCCAGCGTGACGCCGAAAATAACCGCCCGCTGTTTGAATTCCTGGGGCTGTCCGTCGGCATCAACCTGCCGGGGATGCCGGCGCCGGCCAAACGCGAGGCCTACGCTGCCGATATTACCTACGGTACTAACAACGAATACGGTTTCGACTACCTGCGCGACAACATGGCGTTCAGCCCGGAAGAGCGCGTGCAGCGTGAACTGTATTACGCGCTGGTGGACGAAGTGGACTCCATCCTGATCGATGAAGCGCGTACCCCGCTGATCATCTCTGGTCCGGCAGAAGACAGCTCCGAACTGTATATGCGGGTGAACAAAATCATCCCGCACCTGATCCGTCAGGAGAAAGAGGATTCCGACACTTTCCAAGGCGAAGGCCATTTCTCGGTGGATGAGAAAGCCCGTCAGGTCAACCTGACCGAACGCGGTCTGGTCAAAATCGAAGAGTTGCTGGTGAAAGGCGGCATCATGGAAGAAGGCGAGTCGCTGTATTCGCCGGCCAACATCATGCTGATGCACCACGTGACGGCGGCGCTGCGCGCTCATGTGCTGTTTACCCGCGACGTCGACTACATTGTGAAAGACGACGAAGTCATTATCGTTGACGAACATACCGGCCGTACCATGCAGGGGCGTCGCTGGTCCGATGGCCTGCATCAGGCGGTGGAAGCCAAGGAAAACGTCAAGATCAACAACGAGAACCAGACGCTGGCCTCGATCACTTTCCAGAACTACTTCCGTATTTATGAGAAGCTGGCCGGGATGACCGGTACGGCAGATACCGAAGCGTTCGAATTCAGCTCGATTTATAAGCTGGATACTATCGTCGTGCCGACCAACCGCCCAATGATTCGTAAAGATCTGCCGGATCTGGTGTACATGACCGAGCAGGAAAAAATCGGCGCCATCATTGAAGATATCAAAGAGCGTACCGCCAAGGGGCAGCCGGTGCTGGTGGGGACTATTTCCATCGAAAAATCCGAAGTGGTATCGCACGCGCTGACCAAAGCCGGCATCAAACACAACGTGCTGAATGCCAAATTCCATGCGATGGAAGCGGATATCGTGGCTCAAGCCGGGCGCTCGGGGGCAGTGACTATCGCCACCAACATGGCGGGCCGTGGTACCGATATCGTGCTGGGCGGTAGCTGGCAGGCGGAAGTGGCAGAACAGGAAAATCCGGACGAAGCCCAAATCGCCGCTATTAAAGCTGAATGGCAGCGGCGTCATGATGACGTGCTGGCGGCAGGCGGCCTGCACATCATCGGCACCGAACGTCATGAGTCCCGCCGTATCGACAACCAGTTGCGTGGCCGTTCCGGCCGTCAGGGTGACGCGGGTTCTTCCCGTTTCTACCTGTCGATGGAAGATGCGCTGATGCGTATTTTTGCGTCGGATCGCGTTTCCAACATGATGCGCAAACTGGGGATGAAAGAAGGCGAAGCGATTGAGCACCCGTGGGTGACTAAGGCGATCGCCAATGCGCAACGCAAGGTGGAAAACCGCAACTTCGATATTCGTAAGCAACTGCTTGAGTACGATGATGTGGCTAATGACCAGCGCCGCGCTATCTATACCCAGCGCAACGAACTGCTGGATGCATCTGATATCAGCGAAACCATCAACAGTATTCGTGAAGACGTATTCAAGGTCACCATTGATGCCCATATCCCGCCCCAGTCGCTGGAGGAAATGTGGGATGTTCCGGGGCTGGAGCAGCGCCTGAAAAATGACTTTGATCTCGAACTACCGATCGCCGAATGGCTGGACAAGGAGCCGGATCTGCACGAAGAAACGCTGCGGGAACGTATCTACGCGCAGGCGGTGGAACTGTATGGCCGTAAGGAAGAGGTGGTCGGCAGCGATGTTATGCGCAACTTCGAGAAAGGCGTGATGCTGCAAACGCTGGATTCGCTGTGGAAAGAACATCTGGCGGCGATGGACTATCTGCGTCAGGGGATTCATCTGCGCGGGTATGCTCAGAAAGATCCGAAGCAGGAATACAAGCGTGAGTCGTTCGCAATGTTTGCTGCTATGCTGGAAGGCCTCAAGTATGAAGTGATCAGCACCCTGAGTAAGGTTCAGGTGCGGATGCCGGAAGAGGTCGAAGCGCTGGAACAGCAGCGCCGTGAAGAAGCTGAGCGTCTGGCCCGTCAGCAGCAATTGAGCCATCAGGATGAAGCGGGTTCACCGTATGCCGATCGCAAGATCGGTCGTAACGATCCGTGTCCGTGCGGCTCTGGCAAAAAATACAAGCAGTGCCACGGTCGCCTGCAGAAATAA
- the secM gene encoding secA translation cis-regulator SecM: MIGILNRWRQFGRRYFWPHLLLGMVAATLGLPANFTESRDASTAPNSASAISRPNVSYFNLTDLAALKDSRRRSLFSNDFWHQHAIRTVIRHLSFAFTPPVTVVEAAEASRLHHQVLLETLNALLTREATPHAAASAVLAPTRFSPSHHAGLWLAQVQGIRAGPRA, from the coding sequence GTGATTGGTATTTTAAATCGTTGGCGACAATTTGGCAGACGTTATTTCTGGCCTCACCTGCTGCTGGGCATGGTCGCGGCGACGCTCGGCCTGCCCGCCAACTTCACCGAATCACGCGATGCGTCTACCGCACCCAATTCCGCATCGGCGATCAGTCGTCCGAACGTATCTTATTTCAATCTCACCGATCTGGCGGCTTTAAAAGATTCCCGTCGCCGTTCGCTATTCAGTAATGATTTCTGGCATCAGCATGCCATCCGCACGGTGATTCGTCACCTGTCGTTTGCTTTTACTCCACCCGTTACCGTGGTTGAGGCGGCAGAGGCTTCCCGGTTACATCATCAGGTATTGCTGGAAACGCTGAATGCGCTGCTGACGCGCGAGGCGACACCGCACGCTGCTGCCAGCGCCGTTCTGGCGCCGACTCGTTTTTCACCTTCCCATCATGCCGGCCTGTGGCTGGCGCAGGTTCAGGGCATTCGCGCCGGGCCGCGCGCCTGA
- a CDS encoding DUF721 domain-containing protein, which translates to MRDNRPQSLESFFDGASQTGSGPLHDIQQRALALLKLNRAVHALLPTALRSYCRVANYRHGLLVLETASANWLMRLRYEQPALLSALRAQILPSLAAIDIRINPALAAKMHENEKTHTIVPTDETAVATTRILSAQSAEILKGLAEQSPERLQKILKRLASLAGENTSENQSS; encoded by the coding sequence ATGCGTGATAACCGTCCACAATCACTGGAGTCATTTTTCGATGGCGCATCGCAAACCGGGTCAGGCCCGCTGCATGATATTCAACAACGTGCGCTCGCACTGCTGAAACTCAATCGTGCGGTGCACGCTCTGTTGCCAACAGCGCTGCGTTCGTATTGCCGAGTGGCCAACTATCGTCATGGTCTGCTGGTGCTGGAAACCGCCAGCGCCAACTGGCTGATGCGGCTACGTTATGAACAACCAGCCCTGCTTTCCGCTCTGCGCGCACAAATACTACCATCATTGGCGGCAATCGACATCAGGATTAATCCAGCGCTGGCCGCAAAAATGCATGAAAACGAGAAAACCCATACCATTGTGCCGACAGACGAAACCGCGGTGGCAACCACACGAATTCTCAGTGCGCAGAGTGCGGAAATATTGAAGGGGCTGGCGGAGCAAAGTCCGGAACGACTGCAGAAAATATTAAAACGACTGGCTTCGCTGGCCGGAGAGAATACCAGCGAAAACCAGTCGTCATGA
- the lpxC gene encoding UDP-3-O-acyl-N-acetylglucosamine deacetylase translates to MIKQRTLKRIVQATGVGLHTGKKVTLTMRPAPANTGVIYRRTDLNPPVDFPADAKSVRDTMLCTCLVNEHDVRISTVEHLNAALAGLGIDNIVVEVDAPEIPIMDGSASPFVYLLLDAGIEELNCAKKFVRIKQPVRVEDGDKWAELKPFNGFSLDFTIDFNHPVIDAGSQRFKLDFSADAFVRQISRARTFGFMRDIEYLQSRGLCLGGSLDSAIVVDDYRVLNEDGLRFDDEFVRHKMLDAIGDLFMCGHNIIGAFTAFKSGHALNNKLLQAVLAKQEAWEFVTFEDEAEMPLAFKAPSTVLA, encoded by the coding sequence ATGATCAAACAACGTACATTAAAACGTATCGTACAGGCGACAGGGGTCGGTCTTCATACCGGCAAGAAAGTCACCCTGACTATGCGTCCTGCACCGGCAAATACCGGGGTCATCTATCGTCGTACTGACTTGAATCCACCGGTTGATTTTCCGGCTGATGCCAAATCCGTGCGTGATACCATGCTCTGTACTTGCCTGGTTAATGAGCATGACGTGCGCATTTCGACGGTGGAGCATCTGAATGCGGCTTTGGCGGGATTAGGCATCGACAACATTGTTGTTGAAGTAGATGCACCTGAAATTCCGATCATGGACGGTAGCGCCAGTCCGTTTGTCTACCTGCTGCTGGATGCTGGTATCGAAGAACTGAACTGTGCCAAGAAGTTTGTTCGTATCAAACAGCCTGTACGCGTAGAAGACGGTGACAAATGGGCAGAATTGAAGCCGTTTAACGGTTTTAGCCTCGATTTCACCATCGACTTCAATCACCCGGTGATTGATGCCGGTTCACAGCGCTTCAAGCTGGATTTCTCCGCTGATGCGTTTGTTCGCCAGATCAGCCGCGCGCGTACCTTTGGTTTTATGCGCGATATCGAGTATCTGCAGTCCCGTGGTTTGTGCCTGGGCGGCAGTCTCGATAGTGCGATCGTGGTGGATGATTACCGTGTGCTGAACGAAGATGGTCTGCGCTTTGACGATGAGTTCGTGCGCCACAAAATGCTGGACGCGATTGGCGACCTGTTCATGTGCGGTCACAACATCATCGGTGCGTTCACGGCGTTCAAATCCGGCCATGCGTTGAACAACAAACTGCTGCAGGCTGTGCTGGCTAAACAGGAAGCGTGGGAATTCGTGACCTTTGAAGATGAAGCGGAAATGCCGCTGGCTTTCAAGGCACCGTCTACCGTTCTGGCCTGA
- the ftsZ gene encoding cell division protein FtsZ gives MFEPMELTNDAVIKVIGVGGGGGNAVEHMVRERIEGVEFFAVNTDAQALRKTAVGQTIQIGSGITKGLGAGANPEVGRNSAEEDREALRSALEGADMVFIAAGMGGGTGTGAAPVVAEVAKDLGILTVAVVTKPFNFEGKKRMAFAEQGIAELSKHVDSLITIPNDKLLKVLGRGISLLDAFGAANDVLKGAVQGIAELITRPGLMNVDFADVRTVMSEMGYAMMGSGVARGEDRAEEAAEMAISSPLLEDIDLSGARGVLVNITAGFDLRLDEFETVGNTIRAFASDNATVVIGTSLDPDMNDELRVTVVATGIGMDKRPEITLVTNKQSSQPVMDHRYQQHGMAPLTQEKPAAKVVNDQSVQTNKEPDYLDIPAFLRKQAD, from the coding sequence ATGTTTGAACCAATGGAGTTAACCAACGACGCGGTGATTAAAGTCATCGGCGTCGGTGGTGGCGGCGGCAACGCCGTCGAACACATGGTGCGTGAACGCATCGAAGGTGTTGAATTCTTTGCGGTTAACACCGATGCTCAGGCACTGCGCAAAACGGCGGTCGGCCAGACCATCCAGATCGGTAGCGGTATTACCAAAGGTTTGGGCGCGGGCGCTAACCCGGAAGTGGGCCGCAATTCCGCCGAGGAAGACCGTGAAGCGCTGCGTTCTGCGCTGGAAGGTGCGGACATGGTGTTCATCGCAGCTGGCATGGGCGGCGGCACCGGTACCGGCGCTGCGCCGGTGGTGGCGGAAGTCGCCAAGGATCTGGGCATCCTCACCGTTGCGGTGGTGACCAAGCCGTTCAATTTTGAAGGCAAAAAACGCATGGCGTTTGCCGAACAGGGTATCGCGGAGCTGTCCAAGCACGTCGATTCGCTGATTACTATCCCCAACGACAAACTGTTGAAAGTGCTGGGGCGCGGCATCTCTCTGCTGGACGCGTTCGGCGCGGCTAACGACGTGTTGAAAGGCGCGGTACAGGGTATTGCCGAGCTGATTACCCGCCCGGGCCTTATGAACGTAGACTTTGCCGACGTGCGCACCGTGATGTCCGAAATGGGGTACGCCATGATGGGCTCCGGCGTGGCTCGCGGTGAAGACCGTGCGGAAGAAGCGGCGGAAATGGCTATCTCCAGTCCGCTGCTGGAAGATATCGACCTTTCCGGCGCGCGCGGCGTGCTGGTTAACATTACGGCCGGTTTCGATCTGCGTCTGGATGAATTTGAGACTGTTGGTAATACCATTCGCGCGTTTGCATCCGATAATGCGACGGTAGTGATTGGTACGTCGCTGGATCCGGATATGAACGACGAACTGCGGGTGACCGTGGTCGCCACCGGCATCGGCATGGACAAACGTCCGGAAATTACGCTGGTTACCAACAAGCAAAGCAGCCAGCCGGTTATGGACCACCGCTATCAGCAACATGGCATGGCGCCGCTGACGCAGGAAAAACCTGCGGCCAAAGTGGTGAACGACCAGAGCGTACAGACCAATAAAGAGCCGGACTATCTCGATATTCCTGCTTTCCTGCGTAAGCAGGCTGACTAA
- the ftsA gene encoding cell division protein FtsA, protein MIKSTDRKLVVGLEIGTAKVAALVGEVLPDGMINIIGVGSCPSRGMDKGGVNDLESVVKCVQRAIDQAELMADCQISSVYLALSGKHISCQNEIGMVPISEEEVTQDDVESVVHTAKSVRVRDEHRILHVIPQEYAIDYQEGIKNPVGLSGVRMQAKVHLITCHNDMAKNIVKAVERCGLKVDQLIFAGLASSYAVLTEDERELGVCVVDIGGGTMDMAVYTGGALRHTKVIPYAGNVVTSDIAYAFGTPPTDAEAIKVRYGCALGSIVSKDETVEVPSVGGRPPRSLQRQTLAEVIEPRYTELLNLVNDELLQLQEQLRQQGVKHHLAAGIVLTGGAAQIDGLAACAQRVFHTQVRIGQPLNITGLTDYAQEPYYSTAVGLLHYGKESHLSGEHEVEKRASVSNWFKRLNSWLRKEF, encoded by the coding sequence ATGATCAAGTCGACGGACAGAAAACTGGTAGTTGGGCTGGAAATCGGTACAGCAAAAGTGGCTGCGCTGGTAGGTGAAGTTCTGCCAGACGGCATGATCAATATCATCGGTGTGGGAAGCTGCCCGTCACGGGGCATGGATAAAGGCGGCGTTAACGATCTGGAATCGGTGGTCAAGTGCGTACAGCGCGCCATCGATCAGGCCGAGCTGATGGCTGATTGCCAGATTTCATCCGTGTATCTGGCGTTGTCCGGTAAGCACATCAGTTGCCAGAACGAGATCGGCATGGTGCCTATCTCTGAAGAAGAAGTGACGCAGGATGATGTGGAAAGCGTGGTGCATACGGCCAAGTCTGTCCGGGTCCGTGACGAGCACCGTATTTTGCATGTGATCCCGCAGGAATACGCCATTGATTATCAGGAAGGGATTAAAAACCCGGTTGGGCTGTCTGGCGTACGGATGCAGGCCAAGGTGCACCTGATCACCTGTCATAACGACATGGCGAAGAACATTGTTAAAGCGGTGGAGCGGTGCGGTCTGAAGGTGGATCAACTGATTTTCGCCGGGTTGGCATCCAGTTATGCGGTGCTGACCGAAGACGAGCGCGAACTGGGCGTGTGCGTAGTGGATATCGGCGGCGGCACCATGGATATGGCGGTGTATACCGGCGGCGCGCTGCGTCACACAAAAGTGATTCCTTATGCTGGTAACGTAGTCACCAGCGATATAGCCTATGCGTTTGGCACGCCGCCCACGGATGCGGAAGCGATCAAGGTGCGTTACGGTTGCGCGCTCGGTTCCATCGTCAGCAAAGATGAAACCGTGGAAGTACCGAGCGTCGGCGGTCGTCCGCCGCGTAGTCTGCAGCGTCAGACATTGGCGGAGGTGATTGAGCCTCGCTATACCGAGTTATTGAATCTGGTGAATGACGAGCTGTTGCAGTTGCAGGAACAACTGCGCCAGCAGGGCGTGAAGCATCATCTGGCGGCCGGCATCGTGCTGACCGGCGGTGCGGCGCAGATTGACGGTCTGGCTGCCTGCGCGCAGCGCGTGTTCCACACGCAGGTGCGCATCGGCCAGCCGTTGAATATCACCGGGTTAACGGATTATGCGCAGGAGCCCTATTACTCGACAGCGGTGGGGCTGCTGCATTACGGCAAAGAGTCTCATCTGAGTGGCGAACACGAGGTTGAGAAACGCGCCTCGGTCAGCAACTGGTTTAAACGCCTGAACAGCTGGCTGAGAAAAGAATTTTGA